From Calliphora vicina chromosome 3, idCalVici1.1, whole genome shotgun sequence:
tttttgaagttttactgcattatttttaaaattaaaaaagtacttttttggtatatatatttgcaaaaatagtactttttgtattataaaacacatttgatttttttaaaattaattttctttagattaAAGCCAATTTGTACCATTTTTTAGCATTTTGCTTCTTAATTTACAAATttgataaaagtactttttttggtacttttgcaaaaatagtacttttagtatttcaaaatatattcaaattaattttaattaatttgtaactaaatttattattttgagtaagattacaaaaagtaccatttctaCCAAAAATTCCCCTTTTTTAACTTGAACCTTAAAAATTCCGTAAAtcctttttaaattaattttcatgtaGCTAAAAGCCAAACTATGGAATATTTGAGTTGTTGCTtcattattttagaatttttataaaactacttttttggtactttttcaaaaatagtacttttttgatttcataatacatcaaattttattttaattaattttactgATTTCTTTACTCTTTGTagagtttttgagtttttccttcattattttacaaattttagaaaaagtactttttttggtactttttcaaaaatagtacattttgtatttcaaaatatatacaattttattttaattaatttgtaactTAATTCTTTATTCTTAGCTTCATTTTATGTaagtacaaaaaagtaccatttttgtcaaatttgtccccttttttaatataaacataaaaaagggcagaaaattcatttcaaattaGATTTAACACTTCTAAGAGTCAATTTGTACCATTTTTGAGATtctaaaaatcattattttacaaattctagaaaaaagtacttttttgttaaaaaagtacttttttaatttgaacctATAAAATCcagaaaatactttttaatgttGCTAAATgccattttttaagtttttctgcattattttgaaaattaaaaaaagtacctttttggtactttggctaaaaatagtactttttgtatttgcaaagaaattttaaaattttttaacaaattttatgaaaaatttagggcatttatattaataaatacaatttggTACTTTTGATTTCATCCCCAATTCTGTTTAATACTTTTTgtcaaatagtactttttgcgGTTTTCGAAGTTAGAAacgtatttttggtacttttctttaGTTAATCAGTGAAATTGTATACGATATTGATTATTTTATTGCAGACACACCTACCTTCCCCCATATAAATTGCATTTCTTTTTCATAACACTGAATTCAACATCTACACTAAAAAATCCACAAATCTGCAATTGAattatatatagtttttataaTCAAACATGCAACACAATCATGTACTGTGTGCAGCACCATCATTTCATACAATATATTACATAAAAATTCAACAGTCGTAAAGCAGCCAGCTACAAATTGCATTGCAACAACGCGTTCCCCAAcaacatatcaaaaaaaaaaaaaaaaataaaaaaaaattgtgaaacatGTTTGGGAGAAAGATTATCACCAAGATTTCATACagagttttctatttttttttttttcattcaattttatgtatttatgccccaagattattttcatttgattaTTTGggaaggaaaacaaaattttaatgtcGCATTGGTGTGATAATGATTacaaatcctgctgcttgctgCTGCATGCAACATCAAGAAAAATCTTATTacttaaatcattttttaatacgaaaattTTCTGGTGTTTTTATGCATTAAAaacaagttaaattaaaatgcaaacatataaatacaacagacagacagacagattgACGGACGGAATGATGTGTGATTATTATGAGCTGATGTTGCATAGACATTCACACCACAAACTTAATAGTTATCCTGAGACAATGTTTATGATTtgataatgaaataaatttggttTTCATTTTGTCTCTACATACATTTTTCTGTTTAATATTTGCTCATTCTTTTTATCTTATTGTTATGATTTAGAGGCAAGATCTTTGTATGGATTGCAGGCAATAAAATCATGTACCAGACCAGcagtattatttattatttggccAACTTCAATTGCATTTGTAACTAATGTGCACTTTATAATGAAGTCAAatagttctagtttaggttctagttcacttttaggttctagttcactTTCACGTTCTAGTTCAATTCTCCTTCAGTTCTAGTTATAGTTCAGTTCTTTTTCAGGTTCTATATCAGATTCTATTTCAGGATCTAATTCAgattctacttcaggttctacttcaggttttACTTCAAgatctacttcaggttctaattcaggttcttgttcaggttctagctcaggttctacttcaggttctacttcaggttttACTTCAGGTCCTACTTCacgttctaattcaggttctaattcaggttcttcttccggttctacttcaggttcttcttccggttctacttcaggttcttcttccggttctaattcaggttttTCTTCCggttctacttcaggttttACTTCatgttctacttcaggttctacttcaggttctacttcaggttctacttcaggttctacttcaggttctacttcagttctagttcagttctagttcagttctagttcagttctagttcagttctagttcagttctagttcagttctagttcagttctagttcagttctagttcagttctagttcagttctagttcagttctagttcagttctagttcagttctagttcagttctagttcagttctagttcagttctagttcagttctagttcagttctagttcagttctagttcagttctagttcagttctagttcagttctagttcagttctagttcagttctagttcagttctagttcagttctagttcagttctagttcagttctagttcagttctagttcagttctagttcagttctagttcagttctagttcagttctagttcagttctagttcagttctagttcagttctagttcagttctagttcagttctagttcagttctagttcagttctagttcagttctagttcagttctagttcagttctagttcagttctagttcagttctagttcagttctagttcagttctagttcagttctagttcagttctagttcagttctagttcagttctagttcagttctagttcagttctagttcagttctagttcagttctagttcagttctagttcagttctagttcagttctagttcagttctagttcagttctagttcagttctagttcagttctagttcagttctagttcagttctagttcagttctagttcagttctagttcagttctagttcagttctagttcagttctagttcagttctagttcagttctagttcagttctagttcagttctagttcagttctagttcagttctagttcagttctagttcagttctagttcagttctagttcagttctagttcagttctagttctagttcagttctagttcagttctagttcagttctagttcagttctagttcagttctagttcaggttc
This genomic window contains:
- the LOC135955718 gene encoding protein TsetseEP-like; protein product: MVGAIVGGGIIVKTKPEVEPEVEHEVKPEVEPEEKPELEPEEEPEVEPEEEPEVEPEEEPELEPELEREVGPEVKPEVEPEVEPELEPEQEPELEPEVDLEVKPEVEPEVESELDPEIESDIEPEKELNYN